A part of Candidatus Bathyarchaeota archaeon genomic DNA contains:
- a CDS encoding argininosuccinate synthase: MADKFVLAYSGGLDTSVLIKYLQEKLGAEVITVTVDVGQGEDLKAAEEKAKKLGVVKHFSIDAKEEFCKDYIYPAIKANALYEGKYPISTSLSRPLIAKKMVEIAEREGATGLAHGCTGRGNDQVRFDVTLGALAPGKQILAPVREWGLTREEEIAYAKEKGIHVSEAAKKYSIDASVWGRAIECGLLEDASQSPPDDAYEWTVAPEKAPDKPEIVTIGFEQGVPVSVNGKKLSPLALIEEVNKIAGRNGVGRIDHIEDRIVGLKSREVYECPAALVILEAHKDLEKMVMTRHQVLFKQQIDAEWVFLAYAGLWVDPLKDDLDAYINRSQENVTGEVKLKLYKGSMLVVGRSSPLSLYDKNLANYNIKTSFNQGYSKGFIELWGLQTRMYNSLRAANKKGKKA, encoded by the coding sequence ATGGCGGATAAGTTTGTGTTGGCTTACAGCGGCGGATTGGATACGTCCGTGCTAATTAAGTATCTGCAGGAGAAGCTTGGCGCAGAAGTAATCACGGTCACAGTGGATGTGGGGCAGGGCGAGGACCTTAAGGCTGCGGAGGAGAAAGCCAAAAAACTCGGCGTAGTTAAGCATTTCAGCATCGACGCCAAAGAGGAATTCTGCAAAGACTACATTTATCCAGCCATCAAAGCCAATGCCCTCTACGAAGGCAAATATCCCATCAGCACCAGCCTCTCTCGGCCATTAATCGCCAAAAAGATGGTGGAGATCGCCGAGCGGGAAGGTGCCACTGGATTGGCGCATGGCTGCACGGGACGCGGCAACGACCAGGTCCGCTTTGACGTAACCTTGGGTGCGTTGGCTCCGGGCAAACAAATTCTTGCGCCGGTGCGGGAGTGGGGTTTGACCCGCGAGGAAGAAATAGCCTATGCAAAAGAGAAAGGCATCCATGTTTCTGAAGCCGCCAAAAAATACAGCATCGACGCCTCGGTTTGGGGACGCGCCATCGAATGCGGCTTGCTCGAGGACGCCAGCCAATCCCCGCCAGACGACGCCTACGAATGGACAGTGGCACCCGAAAAAGCCCCTGACAAACCCGAAATCGTCACCATCGGATTCGAGCAGGGCGTCCCCGTGTCGGTTAACGGCAAAAAACTCTCGCCACTCGCACTCATCGAGGAAGTTAACAAAATCGCAGGCCGCAACGGAGTCGGCAGAATCGACCACATCGAAGACCGCATCGTCGGCCTGAAATCTCGCGAGGTTTACGAGTGCCCCGCGGCGCTGGTGATTTTGGAGGCTCACAAGGACCTTGAGAAGATGGTTATGACGCGGCATCAGGTGCTGTTTAAGCAGCAGATCGACGCGGAATGGGTGTTCCTCGCCTACGCTGGCCTCTGGGTGGATCCATTAAAGGACGATTTGGACGCCTACATTAACCGCTCCCAGGAAAACGTGACGGGCGAAGTTAAACTTAAACTCTACAAGGGCAGCATGCTCGTAGTCGGACGCAGCTCACCGTTGAGCCTCTACGACAAGAACCTGGCTAACTACAACATCAAAACCAGCTTCAACCAGGGCTACAGCAAAGGCTTCATTGAACTGTGGGGTTTGCAGACGCGGATGTACAATTCGCTGCGGGCCGCAAACAAAAAGGGCAAAAAAGCCTAA
- a CDS encoding DUF1565 domain-containing protein — MAAIVAVIILSVIVLVQSSTMNEQPKTIVVPDDYPTIQSAVGNASAGDTVFVKKGTYEVHSYADAINVDKPINLIGEDSKRTTINGHRSDDGSYPLPYDRGTIAISSSNVTVAGFSITNSFYAITIRLKAVEIRISNNIISDSTRGIITEHLIEDSEISKNVIINSTFGINGYFRNSIISNNTLSGNRAAITAHGSYNACNLTIENNFINNNQIGINLQSISNVDVYGNAIAQNMGFNRKGYGIELSYVNNSAIHNNLIEKNDVGVYLPNYLLRYGQGSGNRVYGNNFIDNGYAVEVEHQYPFPEAYEHMQAESDTSTLNGTDAVTWYNGAVGNYWSDYTGKGSYIIDENNIDYHPLTQPADISSETSASNFALTDSWMQPLIIVAVIIALVIVSLLVCRQHRKTAFGS, encoded by the coding sequence TTGGCTGCAATAGTGGCGGTCATTATCCTAAGTGTAATTGTTCTCGTTCAATCATCAACCATGAATGAGCAGCCTAAAACCATAGTTGTACCTGACGATTACCCGACAATCCAATCGGCAGTAGGAAACGCAAGTGCAGGAGATACAGTGTTTGTTAAAAAGGGAACCTATGAGGTCCATTCCTATGCGGACGCTATCAATGTAGATAAGCCCATAAATTTAATCGGGGAAGACAGCAAAAGAACCACCATTAATGGACATCGTAGTGACGATGGGTCATATCCTCTTCCATATGACCGGGGAACAATCGCGATTTCTTCTTCGAATGTAACAGTAGCTGGATTCTCAATAACAAACAGCTTCTACGCCATCACAATTAGGTTAAAGGCGGTTGAGATTAGAATTAGTAATAACATAATCTCAGACAGCACTAGGGGCATTATCACAGAGCACCTAATTGAAGATTCGGAAATTTCTAAGAACGTAATTATCAATAGTACCTTTGGTATCAATGGTTATTTTAGAAACAGCATTATCTCCAATAACACCCTATCAGGCAATCGTGCTGCAATAACTGCTCACGGTAGCTATAATGCCTGTAACTTGACAATAGAAAATAATTTTATAAATAATAATCAAATTGGGATTAATCTTCAATCGATATCAAATGTTGATGTTTACGGAAATGCAATAGCGCAAAATATGGGTTTTAACAGGAAAGGTTACGGCATAGAGTTATCCTATGTCAACAATTCAGCCATACATAACAACCTTATTGAAAAGAATGATGTTGGCGTTTACCTTCCGAACTATTTGTTACGTTACGGTCAAGGGTCAGGTAATCGAGTGTACGGCAACAATTTCATAGATAATGGCTACGCTGTAGAGGTAGAGCATCAATATCCATTTCCAGAAGCATACGAGCATATGCAAGCAGAATCCGATACTTCTACACTTAACGGAACCGATGCAGTCACATGGTATAACGGTGCGGTTGGTAACTACTGGTCTGATTATACTGGAAAGGGATCTTACATTATTGACGAAAACAACATTGACTATCATCCGTTAACTCAACCAGCAGATATTTCATCAGAGACTTCAGCGTCAAACTTTGCCCTGACTGACTCGTGGATGCAACCACTAATAATTGTCGCCGTCATAATAGCGTTAGTTATCGTTTCCTTATTGGTCTGTAGACAACATCGAAAAACAGCATTCGGCTCCTGA
- a CDS encoding ACT domain-containing protein, translating into MTVAQNVRNHLKNKPYLLEALEKGIVNLSELSRQIQKELDSSDTSAIKAALRRYSEELQKHRQKREEKVLALLKRSGIAVYDRKSVMITAKELPGNAGMKVDLLDKFVYLMDRNDLPERIASLVKHENCTMIVVHSPEELETIPGVVAFLATLLAEQNVNIVEFISCWTETIMVVEKKDSLKAYEVLSNLVG; encoded by the coding sequence ATGACAGTCGCCCAGAACGTCCGCAACCACCTAAAAAACAAACCCTACCTCCTCGAAGCCCTAGAAAAAGGCATCGTCAACCTCAGCGAACTCTCCAGACAAATCCAAAAAGAACTCGACAGCAGCGACACCAGCGCCATCAAAGCCGCCCTCCGCCGCTACAGCGAAGAACTCCAAAAGCACCGCCAGAAACGCGAAGAAAAAGTCCTCGCCCTCCTCAAACGCAGCGGCATAGCCGTGTATGACCGCAAATCCGTCATGATAACCGCCAAGGAGCTGCCGGGCAACGCAGGCATGAAAGTGGATTTACTCGACAAATTCGTGTATCTGATGGACCGCAACGACCTCCCCGAACGCATTGCCTCGCTGGTGAAGCATGAGAACTGCACCATGATTGTGGTTCACTCCCCCGAGGAACTGGAAACCATCCCCGGCGTCGTCGCGTTCCTCGCTACGCTGCTGGCGGAGCAGAACGTCAACATCGTCGAATTCATCTCGTGCTGGACAGAAACCATCATGGTGGTGGAGAAGAAAGACAGCCTCAAAGCGTATGAGGTTCTCTCAAACCTGGTTGGCTGA